A region from the Triticum urartu cultivar G1812 chromosome 1, Tu2.1, whole genome shotgun sequence genome encodes:
- the LOC125515989 gene encoding uncharacterized protein LOC125515989, with translation MREGRANGGADGERGGADAAAALRRQRPARPHPPSSGSAAPSSSGGGEGGKKQGRRKSKRREQVVRAIRDRLPPPPACWGNVSVVRERRGRRERPGADAVRGEEEGRSGAGTAALPAWCCLCPEGDCSLEPNPSANGKEDPGLCALIERNDFYSDDCNPHAAAAAEDDDDDGAASPAADFD, from the coding sequence ATGCGGGAGGGGAGAGCCAATGGCGGGGCCGACGGCGAGAGAGGCGGCGCTGACGCCGCCGCCGCGCTTCGGCGGCAGAGGCCGGCCCGGCCCCACCCGCCCTCGTCCGGCTCGGCCGCGCCGTCTTCGTCGGGTGGAGGAGAGGGAGGCAAGAAGCAGGGGAGGCGCAAGAGCAAGCGGCGGGAGCAGGTCGTGAGGGCGATCCGGGACCGGCTGCCTCCCCCGCCCGCCTGCTGGGGCAACGTCTCGGTGGTCCGGGAGAGGAGGGGCCGGAGGGAGAGGCCTGGCGCCGACGCCGTCCGCGGCGAGGAGGAGGGGCGCTCCGGCGCGGGAACCGCCGCACTGCCGGCGTGGTGCTGCCTCTGCCCCGAAGGGGACTGCTCGCTGGAGCCCAACCCGAGCGCCAACGGCAAGGAGGACCCCGGCCTCTGCGCCCTCATCGAGCGCAACGACTTCTACTCCGACGACTGCAacccgcacgccgccgccgccgccgaagacgacgacgacgacggcgcgGCGAGCCCCGCCGCCGATTTTGATTAG